A window from Rana temporaria chromosome 8, aRanTem1.1, whole genome shotgun sequence encodes these proteins:
- the LOC120910429 gene encoding serine-aspartate repeat-containing protein C-like — MAIGSYPFDGSDTDSDSDPGNDSDCDADNDSDSDPGNDSDCDADNDSDSDPGNDSDSDPGNDSDSDPGNDSDSDPGNDSDSDPGNDSDSDPGNDSDSDPGNDSDSDPGNDSDSDPGNDSDSDPGNDSDFDADNDSDSDPGNDSGNDPDKYFENDPGNDFENDPGNDFENDPGNDFENDPGNDLDEMWEYFIYNQCATFPEDFNMELEDLIGNKLLCKCAETREMFVKDLRSHPFFKSVDWMELEAGEVSPPFTMSTVSI, encoded by the exons ATGGCGATTGGAAGTTATCCATTTGATGGCTCAGACACTGATTCAGATTCCGATCCAGGCAATGATTCAGATTGTGATGCAGACAATGATTCAGATTCCGATCCAGGCAATGATTCAGATTGTGATGCAGACAATGATTCAGATTCTGATCCAGGCAACGATTCAGATTCCGATCCAGGCAACGATTCAGATTCCGATCCAGGCAACGATTCAGATTCCGATCCAGGCAACGATTCAGATTCCGATCCAGGCAACGATTCAGATTCCGATCCAGGCAACGATTCAGATTCCGATCCAGGCAACGATTCAGATTCCGATCCAGGCAACGATTCAGATTCCGATCCAGGCAACGATTCAGATTCCGATCCAGGCAATGATTCAGATTTTGATGCAGACAATGATTCAGATTCTGATCCAGGCAATGATTCAGGCAACGACCCAGACAAATATTTTGAGAACGACCCAGGCAATGATTTTGAGAACGACCCAGGCAATGATTTTGAGAACGACCCAGGCAATGATTTTGAGAACGACCCAGGCAATGATTTAGACGAAATGTGGGAATACTTCATCTACAACCAATGTGCAACTTTCCCTGAGGATTTCAATATGGAACTCGAGGACCTCATTGGGAACAAA ctACTATGCAAATGTGCAGAAACGAGAGAGATGTTTGTTAAAGATCTACGgagccacccattttttaagagcGTGGATTGGATGGAACTGGAGGCTGGAGAAGTAAGCCCGCCATTTACCATGAGCACGGTAAGTATATGA